Proteins from one Streptosporangium becharense genomic window:
- a CDS encoding alpha/beta fold hydrolase, whose translation MDIRPADGGHAGEIKTVTANGVEFAYLEAGRGPLALCLHGFPDTAYTWRHLMPELAARGYRAVAPFMRGYAPTSVPPDGAYEGDALVADACALHEALGGDGDAVLIGHDWGALPVYGATALAPERWRTGIAMALPPAGTLLETFFDYEQLKRSFYVFLFQTGLAETAAAREGFVEGLWRDWSPGYDATEDVAFVRRSLGAPANLTAAIGYYRAMLGTVAPTGHHAAGRPAAGRDVPILYLHGVRDGCLGVEQVDGAVSFLPPGSRMEHVLQAGHFLHLERPREVNNLVLGWLA comes from the coding sequence ATGGACATCCGCCCGGCAGACGGCGGGCACGCCGGAGAGATCAAGACCGTCACCGCCAACGGTGTCGAGTTCGCCTACCTGGAGGCGGGGCGGGGGCCGCTGGCGCTGTGCCTGCACGGTTTCCCCGACACCGCGTACACCTGGCGGCACCTGATGCCGGAGCTGGCCGCGCGCGGCTACCGGGCGGTGGCGCCTTTCATGCGCGGCTACGCGCCGACCTCCGTCCCTCCGGACGGCGCCTACGAGGGTGACGCCCTGGTCGCCGACGCCTGCGCGCTGCACGAGGCGCTCGGCGGTGACGGTGACGCGGTGCTCATCGGACACGACTGGGGGGCCCTGCCCGTCTACGGCGCCACCGCCCTCGCCCCCGAGCGCTGGCGTACCGGGATCGCGATGGCGCTGCCCCCGGCGGGCACCCTGCTGGAGACGTTCTTCGACTACGAGCAGCTCAAACGGTCGTTCTACGTCTTCCTCTTCCAGACCGGCCTGGCCGAGACCGCGGCGGCGCGGGAGGGGTTCGTCGAAGGACTGTGGCGCGACTGGTCACCGGGCTACGACGCGACCGAGGACGTCGCGTTCGTCCGGCGAAGCCTGGGCGCCCCGGCGAACCTCACCGCCGCGATCGGCTACTACCGCGCCATGCTCGGCACGGTGGCACCCACCGGCCACCATGCCGCCGGACGGCCCGCGGCCGGCCGGGACGTGCCGATCCTCTATCTGCACGGGGTGCGTGACGGCTGCCTGGGGGTGGAGCAGGTCGACGGGGCGGTGAGTTTCCTCCCACCCGGCTCCCGGATGGAACATGTTCTACAAGCCGGGCACTTCCTCCACCTGGAGCGACCCCGCGAGGTCAACAATCTCGTTCTGGGCTGGTTGGCCTGA
- a CDS encoding cytochrome P450: MAEREAAFAVLRAQPGPVLFSEPEIPFAPPGRGYYALVRHADIIEASRHPEIFSSGRGSTSIQDLGPEFNEYFGSMINMDDPRHARLRRIVSRAFTPKMIKQFEADVEAAAVRIVDDLIATGPGCDFVTEVAAKLPLKIICDMMGIPQRDYQKVFDATSIILSGGDPEFITDVSRAAELLLGAGQTLQELVVALAEEGGDNLTTALTSANIDGEKLTMQELGSFFILLVVAGNETTRNAISHGLHLFTENPGQRALLREDLDGRMPGAVEEIVRLASPVAWMRRSLTRDHEMNGHLYREGDKVLLFYWAANRDEAVFTDPYRFDITRTEGPHVGFGGPGPHFCLGAHLARREITVMFRELFTRLPEIRSVGEPDRLRSSFINGIKHMGCTF, encoded by the coding sequence ATGGCCGAGCGCGAGGCGGCCTTCGCGGTGCTCCGTGCCCAGCCGGGTCCGGTCCTGTTCTCCGAGCCCGAGATCCCCTTCGCGCCTCCCGGTCGCGGCTACTACGCCCTGGTGCGGCACGCCGACATCATCGAGGCCAGCCGCCACCCCGAGATCTTCTCCTCCGGGCGTGGGTCGACGTCCATCCAGGACCTCGGACCCGAGTTCAACGAGTACTTCGGTTCGATGATCAATATGGACGACCCGCGGCACGCGCGCCTCCGCCGGATCGTCTCCCGGGCGTTCACCCCAAAGATGATCAAGCAGTTCGAGGCCGACGTCGAGGCCGCCGCCGTGCGGATCGTCGACGACCTGATCGCCACCGGGCCGGGCTGTGACTTCGTGACCGAGGTGGCCGCCAAGCTGCCCCTGAAGATCATCTGCGACATGATGGGCATCCCGCAGCGCGACTACCAGAAGGTCTTCGACGCCACCAGCATCATCCTCTCGGGCGGCGACCCGGAGTTCATCACCGACGTCTCCCGCGCCGCCGAACTGCTCCTCGGCGCGGGACAGACGCTCCAGGAACTCGTCGTCGCCCTGGCCGAGGAGGGCGGCGACAACCTCACCACCGCCCTGACCAGCGCCAACATCGACGGTGAGAAGCTGACGATGCAGGAGCTCGGCTCGTTCTTCATCCTGCTGGTGGTGGCGGGCAACGAGACCACCCGCAACGCCATCTCCCACGGCCTGCACCTGTTCACCGAGAACCCCGGCCAGCGCGCACTGCTGCGGGAGGATCTCGACGGACGCATGCCCGGCGCGGTCGAGGAGATCGTCCGGCTGGCCTCGCCCGTGGCCTGGATGCGCCGCAGCCTCACCCGCGACCACGAGATGAACGGCCACCTCTACCGCGAGGGCGACAAGGTGCTGCTCTTCTACTGGGCCGCCAACCGCGACGAGGCGGTCTTCACCGACCCGTACCGCTTCGACATCACGCGCACGGAGGGGCCGCACGTGGGATTCGGCGGCCCGGGCCCGCACTTCTGCCTAGGCGCTCACCTGGCTCGCCGGGAGATCACCGTGATGTTCCGCGAGCTGTTCACCCGCCTGCCGGAGATCCGTTCCGTCGGTGAGCCCGACCGCCTGCGGTCCAGCTTCATCAACGGCATCAAGCACATGGGCTGCACGTTCTGA